Within Claveliimonas bilis, the genomic segment TCTCTTATACAAGGACGCATGTACATATCAAATTTACAGGAGAAAAGCAGTGAAATTTCTTAAAATAACAAAACCTTATCATCTGAAAGATTATAAATTCACTCTGATCATACTTGTCATGGCCATCTCTTTTTTAGGCGTGCTGGTTATCGGAAGTGCAAATGAATCCTATCAGGGAAAACAGATCATCGGTCTGGTAGCCGCTGTCATTTTGATGGTCGTTGTATCTGTGATCGATTATGTATGGATTGCAAACTTTTACTGGATCTTGTATATCCTTTCCGTAGGGATGCTTGCCATTGTACTGATTCCCGGCGTAGGAGAGGTAGTCAACGGAGCGCGGCGCTGGATCAATCTGGGATTTACCAATTTTCAGCCTTCAGAGCTTGCAAAAATCTTTCTGATCATTTTCTTCGCAAAATTTATTATGGTTCATGAAGAGGATTTGAGCAGCAAAAGGACAATTTTAAAGGCAGTTATATTGATCGTTATACCTCTTGTATTGATTTTTGAGGAACCGAACCTCTCTACTACTATTTGTACAGCCGCTTTATTCTGTGTGCTGATGTATGTGGGCGGGCTGTCTTACCGCTTCATTGGGATTGTGCTGCTCGTCACAGTGCCGACGGCAATTATTTTGCTAAGTCTTATTGTGCAGCCGGATCAGAAGATCCTGGACGATTATCAGCAAAAGCGTATTCTTGCCTGGCTGAATCCGGAGGAATATGCCAGCGATGAAGCCTATCAGCAGAACAATTCCGTCATGGCAATCGGATCCGGTCAGCTGACAGGAAAAGGGCTGAACAATAATACAACAACTTCTGTAAAAAACGGAAACTTTATTCTGGAGCCCCAGACAGACTTTATTTTTGCAATTGTTGGAGAAGAATTAGGTTTTGTGGGTTGCTGTATTGTTATTGTTTTGTTATTATTAATCGTGATACAATGTATTGTAATAGGGATCCGAGCCCAGGATACAACGGGCAGAATCATCTGCTGCGGGGTCGGATCCCTGATCGGGATACAAACTTTTATTAATATTGCTGTTGCAACACAGATTTTCCCTAACACAGGAATTCCCCTTCCATTTGTAAGTTATGGACTTACTTCTCTGTGGAGTATGTATCTGGGAATTGGAATCGTTCTGAATGTGGGGCTGCAGCCGAAAAAATATCAGTAACCTGTTTTTTACTAATGTGAGGAGGAATCGTTGTATGAATATTGGTCTTATTGCCCACGATGGGAAAAAGACGCTGATGCAGAATTTTTGCATCGCGTATCGCGGGATTTTGAGCAAGCACAATCTGTTTGCAACAGGAACAACCGGAAGGTTAATAGAAGAAGTAACCAATTTGTCCATTCACAAATATCTGGCGGGCCATCTCGGAGGCGAACAGCAGATGAGCGCCCAGATTGCGCAGAATGATATTGATGCCCTGATTTTTTTAAGAGATCCTATGGCAAAACCCCATGAACCTGAAGTGAACGGAGTAATCAAGCTTTGCGACATGCATAATATTCCTATGGCGACAAATCTCGCCACAGCAGAATTAATTATACTTTCAATAGACAGAGGAGATTTAGATTGGCGTGAAATATACAGGTAAAAAGACATCGCTTATTCTTTGCGCAGCCGGAATTTCGCTGCTGATATCCGGGTGCGGCGCTGGAAGCGCTGTGACATCCTTTGAAAAAGAGAATTATAATAAAAGTATCTATGAGGCGGAATTGTTTGCTGAGGATCTCTGTGTGACAGATTCTGATGTATCCATCTCCGGTTTTGAGGGGGATTCTTCGCTCCATGCGGAAGGCCTGTTTGATCTGACTGATCACACGGTAGAGTATGGATATAATCTTTTTGAAAGATTATATCCGGCAAGTACCACAAAGATCTTAACAGCCCTTGTAGCAATCAAAAATTCCGATATGGACGATGTCGTCACTGTCAGCAGAAATGCAGCTGCGTCAAGCTTTGGCTGGGAAGATCAGGTATGCGGCCTCCAGGAAGGGGACCAGCTGACCATGAGAGATCTTTTGTACGGGCTGCTGCTTTGGTCCGGAAATGATAATGCAGTCGCCATTGCAGAACATGTCGGCGGAGATGTGGATACTTTTATGGAGATGGTAAATGACCAGGCCGCGGAGTTGATGGCTACCGGGACGCATTTTGTTACGCCCAACGGTCTCCATGATCCGGATCATTATACAACTGCATACGATCTGTATCTGATCTTTAATGAATGCATTAAACATGAGGAATTTATGGATATTATCAGTGCTTCATCCTATACGGCAAATGTGACCGGTGCTGACGGGACAGCAAGACAGCTTACATGGGAACCGACCAATTACTATGCCAGAGGAGCGGCCGCTCTGCCGGAAGGCGCAACTGTGATCGGCGGCAAAACAGGATACACAGGGGATGCAGGAGACTGTCTTGTTCTTCTCTGTGAGAACGACAGTGGAGATCAATATATATCTATTGTTATGGGAGCAGCGGATAAGCCGACTTTATATGAAGATATGACAGCACTGATCGATCAGATCCCTTCGTTGGAATAAAGAAAACAAACTTTCAGCAGGAAAAGTTGCAAATAAAAAGAGGGGAACCCGTTTTTCCGGGCTGCCCCTCTTGATTTATGAACGGGAATCGGAGAAAGTTCCAATTCTTCCAAACAGACTGATCAGGTAAAGTCCGCACAATCCGACCAGTGTGTAAATGATCCGCGAGATCCATGTGAGATTGCCGAAAAGAAATGCCACCAGATCAAAACGGAAAATGCCGATCAACAGCCAGTTGATCGCCCCGATAATAACAAGGGTTAATGCAATATTGTCAAACCATTTCATATGATTTCCTCCTTTTTATCAGATGATGATATTATGTGCGGGAAATCCCAAAATATGCATGCCATAAAATTGATGGAAAGGACCTTTTTCTTTTATGATGAAAAAGACATTCTATTATCCTTATTCGGAATATTTGAAAAAAACGTATGGGGAAAAAGTTTATAAACTGCCGATCAATCTTCCCGTTACCTGTCCCAACAGATTAGGGAGACAAAAAGGCTGTACGTTCTGCGCGGAATCCGGCACCGGATTTGAGGCTTTGTCTTCCGAAGTCAGGATAACGGACCAGCTGATGAGCACAAGAAGTCTGATCGAAAAAAAGTATC encodes:
- the mgsA gene encoding methylglyoxal synthase, whose amino-acid sequence is MNIGLIAHDGKKTLMQNFCIAYRGILSKHNLFATGTTGRLIEEVTNLSIHKYLAGHLGGEQQMSAQIAQNDIDALIFLRDPMAKPHEPEVNGVIKLCDMHNIPMATNLATAELIILSIDRGDLDWREIYR
- a CDS encoding FtsW/RodA/SpoVE family cell cycle protein translates to MKFLKITKPYHLKDYKFTLIILVMAISFLGVLVIGSANESYQGKQIIGLVAAVILMVVVSVIDYVWIANFYWILYILSVGMLAIVLIPGVGEVVNGARRWINLGFTNFQPSELAKIFLIIFFAKFIMVHEEDLSSKRTILKAVILIVIPLVLIFEEPNLSTTICTAALFCVLMYVGGLSYRFIGIVLLVTVPTAIILLSLIVQPDQKILDDYQQKRILAWLNPEEYASDEAYQQNNSVMAIGSGQLTGKGLNNNTTTSVKNGNFILEPQTDFIFAIVGEELGFVGCCIVIVLLLLIVIQCIVIGIRAQDTTGRIICCGVGSLIGIQTFINIAVATQIFPNTGIPLPFVSYGLTSLWSMYLGIGIVLNVGLQPKKYQ
- a CDS encoding D-alanyl-D-alanine carboxypeptidase family protein, with product MKYTGKKTSLILCAAGISLLISGCGAGSAVTSFEKENYNKSIYEAELFAEDLCVTDSDVSISGFEGDSSLHAEGLFDLTDHTVEYGYNLFERLYPASTTKILTALVAIKNSDMDDVVTVSRNAAASSFGWEDQVCGLQEGDQLTMRDLLYGLLLWSGNDNAVAIAEHVGGDVDTFMEMVNDQAAELMATGTHFVTPNGLHDPDHYTTAYDLYLIFNECIKHEEFMDIISASSYTANVTGADGTARQLTWEPTNYYARGAAALPEGATVIGGKTGYTGDAGDCLVLLCENDSGDQYISIVMGAADKPTLYEDMTALIDQIPSLE
- a CDS encoding DUF378 domain-containing protein, whose protein sequence is MKWFDNIALTLVIIGAINWLLIGIFRFDLVAFLFGNLTWISRIIYTLVGLCGLYLISLFGRIGTFSDSRS